The sequence CATGACTTGAATGCCTGTGACGCGAACTCCACTCGCCTTCACCAGCTGCACAGCTTCGTTTACGCCACCCGGATGTCCAGCCAAATCTTTAGCCCACAGCATGATTTGAGAAAATCCGGCGACCTTGGACGCCATCAATTTCGACTCCAACGGACCAGCCAGCGTGATGCTGTCCATCCCGAAATTGCTGAGATTCATATTGCCTCCAGCGCGCGGAAAGCGTCCGAAGACACGCCAGGCCAGCCGAATAACTCCAGATATAAAGGTGCCTGTTCAATCATCATTTCACGGCCTTTCTGGATACGGCAGCCACGTTGCTGCGCTTCGATCAATAAGCGTGTCATTTCGGTCTTCATGCCGCAATCAGCGACGATGCAGGACGCCGAAACCTGACTTAAATCGACTGGCAACGGATCGTCAGGGCTCATCCCTAATGGCGTTGAATTGACGACCAGATCATAGCCCTCGGCATTCGGCGTGCCGATTACCACTTCCGTTGCGGGGAATGCTTGCTGCAAGCGCTCTCGCAGTGCCTCGGCCTGCGGCAAACGCGTATCGTAAATTGCAACGTGACCAATGCCACGTGTTGCCAAAGATGCCGCGACGGCACAGCCGACACCGCCGCTTCCGACAACTAGCGCTTTAGCCCTTGCCCAATCAAAGGCTGCACCGTTTAAAGTGCGGTCAAAAGCACGGACAAAACCTTCGCCATCGATCAAATCACCAACTAACGTTTTACCATCGTCCGCTTTGAAAATCGCGTTGCAAGCGCCAGCCAGCAAGGCGCGAGAGGTGGGCTTATCCACTGCATCGACACTCATCGGCTTATGCGGAATCGACACAAAAATGCCACCCACGTTTTCAATCGACATCAGCGTACGAACTGCCGACATGTACGAATCAGGTGCAATTTTAAGGGGAATAACGCGCGCATCTATGCCGTGTTTCTCAAAATAGGCGTTGAATAGCGCGGGCGCTTTGACCTGCTCTACCGGCCAGCCAATGACAGGAAAAATACGCGTAGTACCGGAAATATTAAGCATGGTCGTTCTCCAGATTGCTGACAACGAGTTCAAAACTGATGCCGCTCTTGTATAACTGTGTCAACGCACCCTTTTCGCTCGACTGCGTCGGTTCGCGATCGATGAAAATAATTCCACGTTGTTTCAGTTCTCTCACCGCAGCGAGTACATCTGGCGCACCTAAACCAACCCGAATCAATTGTTCATCCCATTGCAATCCGGCAGCGCCTTCTGGCGGCTCTACCAACTGCAAGTAAAATTGATGGCACGGACTTTCCAGCAAGGTTCCTTTAGGCAAGACCCCAAAATAGTGACCTTGCGGCAGCGGCCTGAAATCCATTAATTGCTGATAAAAATCAATCCATTCAGGCGACCGGTCGCGGCCAATTGCCTGGACAACACCGAAGAAATGCAGCCCAGCTATCGCGGGCGGATTAACCGGCGCATTCGGAATTGGTTTGAAATCGACGTCATAGATAGAAAAATCACGAAAGCGGTCCACGAAATACAAAATTGAGTCGCCAGCGCCATGCACTCCGGGAATATTCAGTTCCATGACGCCAGCTCGGGTTTCAATTGCCCATGCACCCATTGAGATCGCATGACGATACGCGAGGTCAGCATCGCGCACACGTAGTCCAATGGCGCTGATCACTGTGGTTTGCAAATCAGTGTCGGATTGCGGCAAAGCACGCGGATCGGCATTGACGATCACATTCATGCTGCCTTGTCGATATAAGGTAACTTCACGTGAGCGGTGACGTGCGGTTGATACGAACCCCATTTTTTCGAGCAGCGCACCGAGCGCCAACGGCTGCGCAGTTGCATACTCAACAAATTCGATACCATCGATACCGAGTGGATTATTCGGTTCGGCGTTGTGCTCTTGCGCAATCATGATGATCTTTCGCTAAATTGATGTGCGAAGTATAGGAACGGGTTGACAAAAAAAACAGTGGCAAAAAACGGCTATACTGCGCTTATCGCTCAACCGGCGCGATTAGCGCACAAGATCAGGATTATTTTCAAATGAAAAAACCAGAGCTACAAAATGTCGCAGTCGCCAAACGTGACCTGATTGATGGCTTGATCAAAGGCATTGATGTCATCACCGCTTTCAACGATGATTCGGCGCGTCTGACCGCGACCGATCTGGCAGAAAAAGTGGCAATTAGTCGCAGTGCTGCGCGCCGTTACTTGTTAACGCTAGTGCATATTGGATTGGCTTCGACGGATGGGCGTAGCTTTTGGCTGACACCTAAAGTACTGAACTTGGGGCGTTCCTACCTTGATTCTGCACGGCTGCCGCGCGCCATCGTGCCGTTTCTTCAGCGCTTGACGCTACAGCTACAAGAATCAACTAACTATTCCGTGCTGGAGGGCGACGACGTGGTGTATGTCAGTCGGGTAAATGCGCCAAAACTGCTCACTACTGGCTTCGAACCCGGCACGCGCTTGCCTGCCTACACTGCCACCGCTGGCAGAGTACTCCTTTCAGCGCTGCCGGACACCGAGTTACGCGCCTATCTTGAACGGGTCGAACTGATCGCTTTTACCCATCTAACTACGCTCGACAAAGAGCAGTTATTCAAAGAGCTGATCGCGATCCGTGAGGACGGTTTCGGATTAACTGAAAATCAATATGAGATAGGTTTTCGTGGCATTTCCGTGCCAATCAAAAGCCGCCGTGGTGCACTGATTGGTGCGTTAAGCGTATCGATGATGATTTCGAGTTGCTCAAAAGCCGAGGCCGTCGCACGCTGCGTGCCAGCATTGCAAGCGACCGCAAATACCTTGATGTTATGGGTGTGATGGTGTGGTTGCTTAATGGTGGGTCTAATTATTATTGATTGCTTTTTTGCGGCAATGTTTTTGAAGGTGAATGAATTTAGACAATTCAAAGCACAAACTTCTCACCGAAATTACGTCGCTCAAGTTTCACAACAATGCCGCCAGTTCCACCTGCACCTTTAACAATGCAGGCAAGCAACGTTCGACGATATCCTCAATTGGAATACGCGCCGCGTGCACGCTGACATTCACCGCGGCGACCGTTTCTCCGCGAAAATTCTTCAGCGGAACCGCAATCGTCCGCAGTCCCAATTCAAGTTCCTGGTCCACCACTGCATAACCTTGTGCACGGGTACGTGTGATTTCCAGCAAGAGCCGCTCTTTGTTGATGATCGTGTGTGCGGTAATTGGCTCAAGCTGCACGCGTGCCAATAGCGCCTCAATCTGCGGTTGCGACAAACTTGCTAACAAAACGCGACCGTTCGCGGTGCAAAATGCGGGAACCCGCGTACCCGGTTGTAGTGTGGCAGACACCAATCGACCTGCGCTGACCGCAGCTACACAAACCAATTCATCATGGTCCAAAACGCCAGCCGAAGCTGCCTCTTGCAGCGAATAAGCCAAGCGATAAAGTAACGGCTGGACAATCCGCGGTAGTCTGGCGGAATGCAGATACGATTGGCCCAACCGCAACACCTTGGGCGTCAATGAAAATACTTTTTGCTCATGTCTGACATATCCCAGATGCGTCAACGTAATCAAATAACGTCGCGCCGCGGCGCGAGTCAGCCCGACACGTTGCGCGACTTCGCTGATCGTTAGCCGGGATCGCTCCTGATCGAATGCTTCAATCACTTGTAGACCTTTTTCAAGTCCCGCAATCAAGTCGCGTTTTAGCGGTCCTTCTTCTAGTTCTCCATTTGGCGCATCTATTATTGCCAAAGACGGTCGTATCTTGACGCTTTCCCCTTCAATCATAAATCCTCCTATTTGTGCGATTATCGCACGAAACGGGCGATAGCCGGTCGTCACGTCACATCCGGACCTTGTTGACCGGCTATTGATCACCTATGATCCAATTCATTCATGACAAGATTCATCTAATGCGCTCGTTACGCCGCGCAAGTCATTTCGGCAAACTGACCAGCTTAAGCGACCTGAATTGCGTTAAACCCCAAAAATATAAAGGAGAACGGAGTGAAATTTCAACCCACAGAAACCGGGGTCTATCCAACCCTCGTCTATTTACCTTACGCTTCAACGCTAAAACGTGGCCCGACCCAAGAACCGTTGCGGATTCGCGCCGCAGATCCAGTCAACACCAATATTGCAGCGTCCCGCAGCTTGATCCTTCCACACGACACTGATCTCACCGCGCAAGGTCAAGCTGCGCCATTGGGCGAAAAAATCGTGGTCACCGGACGCGTACTGGATGAGGATGGTAAACCCATCCGCAACTCGCTGCTGGAAGTGTGGCAATGTAACTCGGCTGGTCGCTATTGGCACAAACGCGATCAACACGACGCGCCACTCGATCCCAATTTTTTCGGCTTTGGCAAGATGCTGACAGATGACGAAGGCGGCTATCGTTTTGTCACGATTAAGCCCGGTCCTTATCCCTGGGGTAACCACCATAAAGCATGGCGTCCTGCCCACATTCACTTCTCCTTATTTGGCAGCGTGTACGCACAACGTCTTGTGACACAGATGTATTTTCCTAGCGATCCATTGTTCGACTATGACCCGATCTTTCAAAGCATCTCGGATGTTGCCGCACGCCAGCGATTAATTGCTCGCTTCAGCATGGTCGAAACAGTCGATGACAAAATGCTTGGCTATCAATTCGATATCGTGTTGCGCGGCCGTGATGCCACGCCAATGGATCTTTAAAAAGGAAAAATAGTATGGATCTCAACATTACCACCTCACAAACCATCGGTCCTTTTCCGCATGAGGCATGGCGCTGGGGCGTCGATGCGACCAGTACACTGATCAGTCACGTACCAACAATTACCATCAGCGGCACACTCCGAGACGGAGACGGCAATCCGATTAATGATGGATGGATTGAAGTTTGGCTACCGGATGCAGTGACCGCCGAAGCCGAGCAAGCAATACCGGGGTTTCGCCGCATTCCTAGCGATGATCAAGGTGGATTTCGTATTGAAGTATCGCTACCGAAAGCAGCGACCAAAGGCAAGCCCGTCCTGTATGCAACGATCTTTGCACGCGGTCTGGTCAAGCATCAGTTTACTGCCGTTTTTCTCGAAGATGATACGGGTCTGGCGAAATCCGATATTCTCAATCAGGTTCCTCTCAATCGACGCAATACCCTGATTGCACGCAAGCAATCCGAGGCCGAATATCAGTGGGATATCTGGATGCAGACCGACAAAGAAACGGTATTTTTCGATTACTGTTAATCGTGGAAGTCGTAGAAATCGCCGCAACGATTATTGCCAACAGACGAACGGAGCTCATGTGAGCGTTTCAATATTTGATAGTTTTCTCACCACTCCGGACATGATCGCGGTATTTGACGATGCCGCAGTGGTGCAGGCCATGTTTAGTTTCGAGGCCGCTCTGGCAGGCGCGCAAGCAGCCGAAGGGATTATCCCGGACACGGCTGCGCGGGCTATCGCCAGTGTCTGCAAGGCGCAGTTATATGATATTCCGGCGATAGTGCATGCCAGTCGGCGCGCTGGCAGTCTGGCGATTCCATTGGTCAAAGAATTAACCAAAACGGTCGCACTTTTTAATCAGGAGTCCGCCACATTTGTGCATTGGGGCAGTACTAGTCAGGATGTGATCGATACCGCGATGGTGTTAGTCACCCGCGAGGCGTTATCGTTACTTGATGATAGGTTGCAAACTCTCACAGAGAGTTTATTGACGTTGGCGGAACGTCATCTGTCCACGCCAATACTGGCGCGCACATTGATGCAACCTGCACAAGTCACTAGCTTCGGTTTCAAATTGGCAGGTTGGGCTGCGCCACTTGTACGCGCCCGTGTACAACTGCGCTCAACCGCACAGCGCGCGCTGCAATTACAACTCGGCGGTGCAGTGGGGACGCTCGCCGTCATGGGCGCAAAAGGTCCGGCAGTAGTGCAAAGGGTCGCAGACGATCTGGGATTGGTCGCCGCCGATGCAGCTTGGCATACGCAACGCGATGAGTGGGTGCGGCTAGGATTAGAAGTCGCCGTGCTGGTGGGCAGTCTCGGCAAAATTGCTACTGATCTGAGCCTGATGACGCAGGGCGAAATTGCGGAGTTGGCAGAACCATCTGGTAATGGCCGGGGCGGTTCATCGGCGATGCCGCACAAACGTAATCCTGTGTCCTCGATGATCGCCCTGGCAGCGGCAACACGGACACCACAACACGCTGCAGCGCTGCTGGCAAGTATGGGCCAGCAACACGAGCGTGGGCTAGGTAACTGGCAAGCCGAATTGGCGGAATGGCCCGGCCTGTTTCTCAGCGCCCACGGTGCGTTGAATGCATTAACTGAAGCAATGGCAGGATTGAACGTCGACACCGCGCGCATGCGCCAGAACATTGACGGTCTGCAAGGATTGGTGTTTGCAGAAGCCGTGTCGATTTATCTGGCGGGTGCAATTGGTCGGCCACAGGCACATAGCCTGATGGAACAATTGACGCAGTTAGCTGCTAGCAGTAGCACCAGTTTGAATATTGTGGTGATCGATGCGGTAAAAAAAGATGTCCGGTTACGCGATTTCATTGACCTCGATAGTCTTCAAAATTTGTTTGATCCAGTCTCTGCAACGGCCCCAGCCGAAGTGTTGGCTCGCGGTCAGTTAAAAACGTTAAGAACTGCGGTAGCGGCCTTGACTGCCCTTCCCTCATCAACCTTTTCTAAAAGTGAATAAACCATGAGCTACGACCCGATCGACCATGATTTTGAACGTGGTATGGAAAACCGTCGGCGCATCCTCGGTGATGAATGGGTCAACCGTTCCGTTGCCAACGCGACCGAATTCAATGCCGAATTTCAACATTTGATCACGCGATTTGCCTGGAATGATATTTGGGGACGCCCCGGATTAGAGAAAAAAACCCGCCGCGTGATTGTTCTGGCTATCACCATGGCACTCAGCCGTTGGGAAGAATTCGAACTGCATGCGCGCGCAGCCCTGTTGGGTGATCCAGAAACGCGCCTGACGCCGGATGAAATGAAAGAAGTGTTGATGCAGGCTGCGATTTATGCAGGCGTACCAGCGGCCAACACGGCTTTCACGCATGCGCAACACATCTTGCGTGAGATCGGCGCACAAATTGGTTATCCTCTATTACCGTTGCTACCAGCAAATACTTGTCATCCAGGAATTGGTCAGGAGGGTCTCACAACTAGCAAACCTGCATTGCATTACAGCGTGCGCGCACCGCGTAGCGGCAAAGCACCACGCCATACCGTCGTGCTCAGTCATGCGCTGGGCTGCGACCTGACCATGTGGGACGGTTTGGCAAACTTGCTGGCAGCCGATTGCCGAGTCATCACTTATGACCAGCGCGGGCATGGCAGTTCCGATGCACCGACCGGTTTAACGACAATCACCGAACTTGC is a genomic window of Glaciimonas sp. CA11.2 containing:
- a CDS encoding IclR family transcriptional regulator domain-containing protein is translated as MIEGESVKIRPSLAIIDAPNGELEEGPLKRDLIAGLEKGLQVIEAFDQERSRLTISEVAQRVGLTRAAARRYLITLTHLGYVRHEQKVFSLTPKVLRLGQSYLHSARLPRIVQPLLYRLAYSLQEAASAGVLDHDELVCVAAVSAGRLVSATLQPGTRVPAFCTANGRVLLASLSQPQIEALLARVQLEPITAHTIINKERLLLEITRTRAQGYAVVDQELELGLRTIAVPLKNFRGETVAAVNVSVHAARIPIEDIVERCLPALLKVQVELAALL
- the pcaH gene encoding protocatechuate 3,4-dioxygenase subunit beta — its product is MKFQPTETGVYPTLVYLPYASTLKRGPTQEPLRIRAADPVNTNIAASRSLILPHDTDLTAQGQAAPLGEKIVVTGRVLDEDGKPIRNSLLEVWQCNSAGRYWHKRDQHDAPLDPNFFGFGKMLTDDEGGYRFVTIKPGPYPWGNHHKAWRPAHIHFSLFGSVYAQRLVTQMYFPSDPLFDYDPIFQSISDVAARQRLIARFSMVETVDDKMLGYQFDIVLRGRDATPMDL
- a CDS encoding shikimate dehydrogenase, with protein sequence MLNISGTTRIFPVIGWPVEQVKAPALFNAYFEKHGIDARVIPLKIAPDSYMSAVRTLMSIENVGGIFVSIPHKPMSVDAVDKPTSRALLAGACNAIFKADDGKTLVGDLIDGEGFVRAFDRTLNGAAFDWARAKALVVGSGGVGCAVAASLATRGIGHVAIYDTRLPQAEALRERLQQAFPATEVVIGTPNAEGYDLVVNSTPLGMSPDDPLPVDLSQVSASCIVADCGMKTEMTRLLIEAQQRGCRIQKGREMMIEQAPLYLELFGWPGVSSDAFRALEAI
- a CDS encoding IclR family transcriptional regulator domain-containing protein; the protein is MKKPELQNVAVAKRDLIDGLIKGIDVITAFNDDSARLTATDLAEKVAISRSAARRYLLTLVHIGLASTDGRSFWLTPKVLNLGRSYLDSARLPRAIVPFLQRLTLQLQESTNYSVLEGDDVVYVSRVNAPKLLTTGFEPGTRLPAYTATAGRVLLSALPDTELRAYLERVELIAFTHLTTLDKEQLFKELIAIREDGFGLTENQYEIGFRGISVPIKSRRGALIGALSVSMMISSCSKAEAVARCVPALQATANTLMLWV
- a CDS encoding 4-hydroxyphenylpyruvate dioxygenase, with amino-acid sequence MIAQEHNAEPNNPLGIDGIEFVEYATAQPLALGALLEKMGFVSTARHRSREVTLYRQGSMNVIVNADPRALPQSDTDLQTTVISAIGLRVRDADLAYRHAISMGAWAIETRAGVMELNIPGVHGAGDSILYFVDRFRDFSIYDVDFKPIPNAPVNPPAIAGLHFFGVVQAIGRDRSPEWIDFYQQLMDFRPLPQGHYFGVLPKGTLLESPCHQFYLQLVEPPEGAAGLQWDEQLIRVGLGAPDVLAAVRELKQRGIIFIDREPTQSSEKGALTQLYKSGISFELVVSNLENDHA
- the pcaB gene encoding 3-carboxy-cis,cis-muconate cycloisomerase, producing the protein MSVSIFDSFLTTPDMIAVFDDAAVVQAMFSFEAALAGAQAAEGIIPDTAARAIASVCKAQLYDIPAIVHASRRAGSLAIPLVKELTKTVALFNQESATFVHWGSTSQDVIDTAMVLVTREALSLLDDRLQTLTESLLTLAERHLSTPILARTLMQPAQVTSFGFKLAGWAAPLVRARVQLRSTAQRALQLQLGGAVGTLAVMGAKGPAVVQRVADDLGLVAADAAWHTQRDEWVRLGLEVAVLVGSLGKIATDLSLMTQGEIAELAEPSGNGRGGSSAMPHKRNPVSSMIALAAATRTPQHAAALLASMGQQHERGLGNWQAELAEWPGLFLSAHGALNALTEAMAGLNVDTARMRQNIDGLQGLVFAEAVSIYLAGAIGRPQAHSLMEQLTQLAASSSTSLNIVVIDAVKKDVRLRDFIDLDSLQNLFDPVSATAPAEVLARGQLKTLRTAVAALTALPSSTFSKSE
- a CDS encoding protocatechuate 3,4-dioxygenase gives rise to the protein MDLNITTSQTIGPFPHEAWRWGVDATSTLISHVPTITISGTLRDGDGNPINDGWIEVWLPDAVTAEAEQAIPGFRRIPSDDQGGFRIEVSLPKAATKGKPVLYATIFARGLVKHQFTAVFLEDDTGLAKSDILNQVPLNRRNTLIARKQSEAEYQWDIWMQTDKETVFFDYC
- a CDS encoding alpha/beta fold hydrolase, with protein sequence MSYDPIDHDFERGMENRRRILGDEWVNRSVANATEFNAEFQHLITRFAWNDIWGRPGLEKKTRRVIVLAITMALSRWEEFELHARAALLGDPETRLTPDEMKEVLMQAAIYAGVPAANTAFTHAQHILREIGAQIGYPLLPLLPANTCHPGIGQEGLTTSKPALHYSVRAPRSGKAPRHTVVLSHALGCDLTMWDGLANLLAADCRVITYDQRGHGSSDAPTGLTTITELADDAARLLRELDSGPVVWIGLSMGGMVGQELAINHPSLIAALVIANSTSCYPDAAREMWQQRIETVRSKGLEAIAEAVMGRYFNDRFRTEHSATVTRFRQRLISTDVDGYIACCHAVGNVDTTAQLAQIAVQTLVIAGAQDQGTPLAMSQTLCEKISNAQLIVLEDASHLSAIEQPEAFAKAALQFIADL